A region from the Salvia splendens isolate huo1 chromosome 15, SspV2, whole genome shotgun sequence genome encodes:
- the LOC121768884 gene encoding probable nucleoredoxin 1 isoform X2 yields the protein MGAERDYLVRNNGDQVKPDVLKGKIVGLYFSASWCGPCQRFTPVLVEVYNELQKHHNFEIVFVSGDGDKEAYDAYFSKMPWLAIPFSDSEAREKLDALFTVSGIPHLVILDKDGKVLTNEGVEVIQEYEDEAYPFSPEHIGKLREQEAAAKANQSLKTLLVSKSRDYLISANGKEVPVAELEGKTIGLYFLLATYNGCLAFNPKLIEAYKSLREEGENFEIVMIPLDDDEPSFQEEFASLPWYSLPVKDKCCSKLVRYFKLNSLPTVVVIGQDGKTLHPNVAEAIEEHGMKAYPFTPEKFAELEELEKAKRDAQTLQSILVSEDCDFVLGKDGIKVPVSDLVGKNVLLYFSAHWCPPCRAFLPMLIQAYKEIKAKVEAFEVIFISSDRDQASFDEFFSKMPWLALPFGDKRKQALSSLFKVRGIPMVVAIGPTGKTVTTDAREQIMSHGSGAYPFTVERIKEIEATYDKMAEGWPEKVEHESHHHELVLTKRQFFNCDGCSEEGRIWSYYCDECDFDLHPKCALGSEGGGGEGGAKEEDKANAQGWICDGDKCYKE from the exons atgggggcag AAAGGGACTACCTTGTCCGCAACAATGGTGATCAG GTGAAACCCGATGTCCTTAAGGGGAAGATAGTCGGGTTGTATTTCTCTGCTTCATGGTGCGGTCCGTGCCAGCGCTTCACTCCAGTCTTGGTGGAAGTCTACAATGAACTCCAAAAACACCACAACTTCGAGATTGTGTTTGTCTCGGGAGATGGAGACAAGGAGGCTTATGATGCGTATTTCTCCAAGATGCCCTGGCTTGCAATCCCATTTTCTGATTCTGAGGCACGTGAGAAACTGGACGCATTGTTCACTGTGAGTGGAATACCCCACCTCGTGATCCTGGACAAGGACGGAAAGGTACTGACAAACGAAGGAGTGGAAGTCATCCAAGAATATGAGGATGAAGCGTACCCTTTTTCTCCCGAGCATATTGGAAAACTGAGGGAGCAAGAAGCAGCAGCAAAGGCGAACCAGTCGCTGAAAACCTTACTTGTGTCTAAGTCGAGAGACTATCTGATATCAGCTAACGGGAAGGAG GTACCCGTCGCTGAACTTGAAGGTAAGACTATCGGCTTATATTTCCTTCTGGCGACATACAATGGTTGCCTCGCTTTCAATCCAAAGCTCATTGAAGCATACAAGAGTTtgagagaagagggagagaaTTTTGAAATAGTGATGATACCTCTCGATGATGATGAGCCGTCGTTTCAAGAAGAGTTCGCTTCCCTCCCATGGTATTCCTTGCCCGTCAAGGATAAATGCTGTTCCAAACTAGTGAGGTATTTCAAGCTCAACAGCCTCCCTACGGTGGTTGTGATCGGGCAGGATGGGAAAACACTTCACCCGAACGTCGCTGAAGCCATTGAGGAGCACGGCATGAAGGCATATCCCTTCACACCTGAGAAATTTGCAGAGCTTGAAGAGTTAGAAAAGGCGAAGCGCGATGCACAAACACTTCAATCCATTTTGGTGTCTGAGGATTGCGATTTCGTGCTCGGGAAAGACGGCATCAAG GTACCGGTGTCGGATCTCGTTGGGAAAAACGTGCTGCTCTACTTTTCGGCACACTGGTGCCCGCCTTGCCGCGCGTTCCTTCCGATGCTCATCCAAGCGTATAAGGAAATCAAGGCAAAAGTAGAGGCCTTCGAAGTGATATTCATCTCAAGCGACCGGGATCAAGCCTCGTTCGACGAGTTCTTCTCGAAGATGCCATGGCTCGCTCTCCCGTTCGGGGACAAACGGAAGCAAGCTCTAAGTAGCTTGTTCAAGGTACGAGGGATCCCGATGGTAGTCGCGATCGGGCCAACCGGGAAAACTGTCACGACCGATGCCCGAGAGCAGATCATGAGCCACGGTTCCGGAGCGTATCCCTTCACGGTGGAACGGATCAAGGAGATTGAGGCCACGTACGATAAGATGGCGGAAGGGTGGCCGGAGAAGGTCGAGCACGAGTCTCATCACCATGAGCTCGTTCTCACCAAGCGCCAGTTCTTCAACTGCGATGGTTGCAGCGAGGAGGGGCGCATATGGTCGTACTATTGCGACGAGTGCGACTTTGATCTCCACCCGAAGTGCGCCTTGGGCAGCGAGGGAGGCGGAGGCGAAGGAGGAGCAAAGGAAGAAGATAAGGCCAATGCTCAAGGGTGGATCTGTGATGGTGATAAGTGTTACAAAGAATGA
- the LOC121768884 gene encoding probable nucleoredoxin 1 isoform X1 translates to MESNGVTEVTNENGGYDLTSILFSAERDYLVRNNGDQVKPDVLKGKIVGLYFSASWCGPCQRFTPVLVEVYNELQKHHNFEIVFVSGDGDKEAYDAYFSKMPWLAIPFSDSEAREKLDALFTVSGIPHLVILDKDGKVLTNEGVEVIQEYEDEAYPFSPEHIGKLREQEAAAKANQSLKTLLVSKSRDYLISANGKEVPVAELEGKTIGLYFLLATYNGCLAFNPKLIEAYKSLREEGENFEIVMIPLDDDEPSFQEEFASLPWYSLPVKDKCCSKLVRYFKLNSLPTVVVIGQDGKTLHPNVAEAIEEHGMKAYPFTPEKFAELEELEKAKRDAQTLQSILVSEDCDFVLGKDGIKVPVSDLVGKNVLLYFSAHWCPPCRAFLPMLIQAYKEIKAKVEAFEVIFISSDRDQASFDEFFSKMPWLALPFGDKRKQALSSLFKVRGIPMVVAIGPTGKTVTTDAREQIMSHGSGAYPFTVERIKEIEATYDKMAEGWPEKVEHESHHHELVLTKRQFFNCDGCSEEGRIWSYYCDECDFDLHPKCALGSEGGGGEGGAKEEDKANAQGWICDGDKCYKE, encoded by the exons ATGGAGAGTAATGGTGTTACTGAGGTTACAAATGAGAATGGTGGTTATGATCTTACTTCGATTCTGTTCTCTGCAGAAAGGGACTACCTTGTCCGCAACAATGGTGATCAG GTGAAACCCGATGTCCTTAAGGGGAAGATAGTCGGGTTGTATTTCTCTGCTTCATGGTGCGGTCCGTGCCAGCGCTTCACTCCAGTCTTGGTGGAAGTCTACAATGAACTCCAAAAACACCACAACTTCGAGATTGTGTTTGTCTCGGGAGATGGAGACAAGGAGGCTTATGATGCGTATTTCTCCAAGATGCCCTGGCTTGCAATCCCATTTTCTGATTCTGAGGCACGTGAGAAACTGGACGCATTGTTCACTGTGAGTGGAATACCCCACCTCGTGATCCTGGACAAGGACGGAAAGGTACTGACAAACGAAGGAGTGGAAGTCATCCAAGAATATGAGGATGAAGCGTACCCTTTTTCTCCCGAGCATATTGGAAAACTGAGGGAGCAAGAAGCAGCAGCAAAGGCGAACCAGTCGCTGAAAACCTTACTTGTGTCTAAGTCGAGAGACTATCTGATATCAGCTAACGGGAAGGAG GTACCCGTCGCTGAACTTGAAGGTAAGACTATCGGCTTATATTTCCTTCTGGCGACATACAATGGTTGCCTCGCTTTCAATCCAAAGCTCATTGAAGCATACAAGAGTTtgagagaagagggagagaaTTTTGAAATAGTGATGATACCTCTCGATGATGATGAGCCGTCGTTTCAAGAAGAGTTCGCTTCCCTCCCATGGTATTCCTTGCCCGTCAAGGATAAATGCTGTTCCAAACTAGTGAGGTATTTCAAGCTCAACAGCCTCCCTACGGTGGTTGTGATCGGGCAGGATGGGAAAACACTTCACCCGAACGTCGCTGAAGCCATTGAGGAGCACGGCATGAAGGCATATCCCTTCACACCTGAGAAATTTGCAGAGCTTGAAGAGTTAGAAAAGGCGAAGCGCGATGCACAAACACTTCAATCCATTTTGGTGTCTGAGGATTGCGATTTCGTGCTCGGGAAAGACGGCATCAAG GTACCGGTGTCGGATCTCGTTGGGAAAAACGTGCTGCTCTACTTTTCGGCACACTGGTGCCCGCCTTGCCGCGCGTTCCTTCCGATGCTCATCCAAGCGTATAAGGAAATCAAGGCAAAAGTAGAGGCCTTCGAAGTGATATTCATCTCAAGCGACCGGGATCAAGCCTCGTTCGACGAGTTCTTCTCGAAGATGCCATGGCTCGCTCTCCCGTTCGGGGACAAACGGAAGCAAGCTCTAAGTAGCTTGTTCAAGGTACGAGGGATCCCGATGGTAGTCGCGATCGGGCCAACCGGGAAAACTGTCACGACCGATGCCCGAGAGCAGATCATGAGCCACGGTTCCGGAGCGTATCCCTTCACGGTGGAACGGATCAAGGAGATTGAGGCCACGTACGATAAGATGGCGGAAGGGTGGCCGGAGAAGGTCGAGCACGAGTCTCATCACCATGAGCTCGTTCTCACCAAGCGCCAGTTCTTCAACTGCGATGGTTGCAGCGAGGAGGGGCGCATATGGTCGTACTATTGCGACGAGTGCGACTTTGATCTCCACCCGAAGTGCGCCTTGGGCAGCGAGGGAGGCGGAGGCGAAGGAGGAGCAAAGGAAGAAGATAAGGCCAATGCTCAAGGGTGGATCTGTGATGGTGATAAGTGTTACAAAGAATGA
- the LOC121767536 gene encoding 2-methylene-furan-3-one reductase-like, with amino-acid sequence MKAWIYREYGGVDVLQLESDVPVPEINHDQVLIKVVAASLNPVDFKRRLGLFKPTDSPLPIVPGFDVAGVVVRVGSGVTNFKEGDEVYGDIIEKAFQNPKQFGSLAEYTAAEERLLALKPNNLDFVEAASLPLALETAYEGLERAAFSEGKSILVLGGAGGVGSLVIQLAKHVFGASMIAATASTLKLELVKSLGADLAIDYTKQNFEDLDTKFDLVYDAVGERDRAMKALKEGGSVVVVSQIEWLKAVDINDKLLVCQI; translated from the exons ATGAAGGCGTGGATTTACAGAGAGTACGGCGGCGTCGATGTATTGCAGCTGGAATCCGATGTTCCAGTACCCGAAATCAATCATGATCAGGTCTTGATCAAAGTTGTCGCTGCTTCTCTTAATCCCGTCGATTTCAAGAGACGCCTCGGCTTATTCAAGCCCACCGATTCACCCCTCCCT ATTGTTCCGGGCTTCGACGTGGCTGGAGTGGTGGTCAGAGTTGGGAGTGGAGTAACGAATTTTAAGGAAGGAGATGAGGTTTATGGAGATATAATTGAGAAAGCATTTCAAAATCCTAAACAATTTGGTAGTTTAGCAGAGTACACAGCTGCTGAAGAGAGACTCTTGGCTCTTAAGCCCAACAACCTTGATTTTGTAGAGGCTGCTTCCCTCCCTCTCGCCCTCGAGACGGCCTACGAGGGCCTCGAAAGGGCCGCTTTCTCCGAGGGCAAATCCATCCTCGTCCTCGGAGGAGCCGGTGGCGTTGGATCACTTGTAATTCAG CTAGCAAAACATGTGTTTGGTGCATCTATGATAGCTGCAACAGCCAGCACTTTGAAGCTGGAATTGGTGAAGAGTTTGGGTGCAGATTTGGCTATTGATTACACCAAACAAAATTTCGAAGATTTGGATACCAAATTCGACCTAGTTTATGATGCAGTTG GAGAAAGAGATAGAGCGATGAAGGCGTTGAAGGAAGGTGGTAGCGTGGTAGTTGTTAGTCAAATTGAATGGCTTAAGGCGGTGGATATTAATGACAAACTTCTTGTTTGTCAAATTTAG